Proteins co-encoded in one Arachis hypogaea cultivar Tifrunner chromosome 11, arahy.Tifrunner.gnm2.J5K5, whole genome shotgun sequence genomic window:
- the LOC112723001 gene encoding F-box/kelch-repeat protein At3g23880 — protein MSHSPNQVSLPPLPFIPDELIEEILSRLPVRSLLQFRCVCKSWMSLISDPYFVKKHLQLSTQSTNLTRQRIILTDTTAEFHLKSCPLTSLFHNPSTICEDLNYPVKNKFRHDGIVGSCNGLLCFAVKGDSVLLWNPSTRVSKKSPPLCNNWRPGCFTNFGLGYDQKNDDYKVVAVFCDPNVFFAETNVKVYSMASKSWRKIQDFPHGVTPYQTSGKFVSGTLNWDANYAVGNSNSSLWIIVSLDLHKETYNEILPPHYEKEECSKPSLGTLKGCLCMNYDYKKSYFVLWLMKDYGVRESWVKMVTIPYLPNPEDFSYSGPYCISDNGEVLLMFEFDLILYDPRDQSFKYPKVHSGKGWFDAEVYAETLLSPIKH, from the coding sequence ATGTCTCATTCGCCTAATCAAGTTTCACTGCCACCACTACCTTTCATCCCTGATGAACTCATTGAAGAGATTCTCTCGAGGCTCCCTGTGAGGTCTCTTCTACAATTCAGGTGCGTATGCAAGTCATGGATGTCACTCATTTCTGACCCTTACTTCGTTAAAAAGCACCTTCAATTGTCAACACAGAGCACCAACCTCACGCGCCAGAGGATCATACTCACTGACACAACCGCAGAGTTCCACCTCAAGTCTTGCCCTTTGACTTCTCTGTTCCATAACCCATCAACCATATGCGAGGACCTTAACTACCCAGTTAAGAACAAGTTCCGCCATGACGGAATTGTTGGTTCCTGCAATGGCTTGCTATGTTTTGCAGTTAAAGGAGACTCTGTTCTTCTCTGGAACCCTTCAACTAGAGTCTCCAAGAAGTCACCACCTTTGTGTAATAACTGGAGGCCAGGGTGTTTTACCAATTTTGGCCTTGGTTATGATCAAAAGAACGATGACTACAAGGTGGTGGCTGTGTTTTGTGACCCTAATGTGTTCTTCGCTGAAACTAATGTGAAGGTATATAGCATGGCCTCAAAATCTTGGAGAAAGATTCAAGACTTCCCTCATGGTGTTACCCCCTATCAAACCTCGGGAAAATTCGTGAGTGGCACTCTCAACTGGGACGCCAATTATGCTGTTGGTAATTCAAATTCTTCTTTGTGGATCATTGTTTCATTGGATCTACACAAGGAAACATACAACGAGATTCTGCCACCTCATTATGAGAAGGAAGAATGTTCCAAACCTAGTTTGGGTACGTTAAAGGGATGTCTGTGCATGAATTATGACTACAAAAAAAGCTATTTTGTGTTGTGGCTGATGAAGGACTATGGAGTAAGAGAGTCTTGGGTAAAAATGGTGACTATTCCTTATTTGCCTAATCCTGAAGATTTTTCATATTCAGGGCCATATTGCATTTCTGATAATGGTGAAGTCTTGTTaatgtttgagtttgatttaattttgtaTGACCCAAGAGACCAATCATTTAAGTATCCAAAAGTTCACAGTGGGAAGGGTTGGTTTGATGCAGAGGTCTATGCTGAAACGCTGCTATCACCAATCAAACATTGA
- the LOC112723002 gene encoding BI1-like protein, producing MRGEQEMHGYTAVSTGKREDYDVESGETLYPGLSVGENQLRWGFIRKVYGILSAQIVLTTIVSSITVFYTPINALLRGSPGLLFFVLFLPFIFLFPLLKYQQKHPHNYVLLGLFTASISLTVGVTCANTDGKIVLEALILTSAVVSSLTGYAFWASKKGKDFSYLGPFLFTCLFTLILVGMMQMFFPLGSTANAIYGGVGAIIFSGFVVYDTENLIKRFTYDEYIGASVTLYLDILNLFLAILRVLRQGNN from the exons ATGCGTGGTGAGCAAGAGATGCACGGTTACACGGCGGTGAGCACCGGCAAGCGGGAGGATTACGACGTCGAGTCAGGGGAGACTCTCTACCCAGGTCTCAGTGTCGGCGAGAACCAGCTCCGCTGGGGATTCATCCGCAAGGTCTACGGGATCCTCTCCGCGCAGATCGTGCTCACCACCATCGTATCCTCCATCACCGTCTTCTACACTCCCATCAACGCTCTCCTTAGGGGCAGTCCTGGCCTCCTCTTCTTCGTCCTCTTCCTCCCCTTCATAT TCTTGTTCCCTCTACTCAAGTACCAGCAGAAGCATCCCCACAACTACGTCTTGCTTGGGCTTTTCACCGCTTCAATAAGTCTAACTGTTGGAGTTACTTGTGCCAACACAGATG GAAAAATTGTCCTTGAAGCTTTGATTTTGACCTCAGCAGTGGTTTCCTCTCTAACTGGCTATGCCTTCTGGGCATCCAAGAAGGGCAAGGATTTCAGTTACCTTGGTCCATTTTTGTTCACCTGCCTCTTCACTCTGATCCTGGTCGGCATGATGCAG ATGTTCTTCCCCCTCGGCTCAACAGCAAATGCTATCTATGGTGGAGTTGGTGCCATTATTTTCTCTGGTTTTGTTGTCTATGACACTGAAAACCTGATCAAGCGATTTACCTATGATGAGTACATTGGAGCCTCGGTCACTCTCTATCTTGATATACTCAACCTGTTCCTGGCCATCTTGAGGGTGCTGAGACAAggaaataactaa